A window of the Chloroflexus sp. Y-396-1 genome harbors these coding sequences:
- a CDS encoding helicase-related protein, which produces MQPGSIVRCRKRDWVLLPSDQPDVVLLRPLAGASDQVVAIHRRLADLVGYTLPEERLQPATFPLPTVDQVADAAAIRLLWQAARLTLREGAAPFRSLGRISIRPRTYQFVPLLMALRLHPVRLLIADDVGVGKTIEALLIARELFDRQEIRRLCVLCPPYLCEQWQHELATKFHLDAVIIRSGTITQLERQVPPGKSVYAHYPIQVVSIDFVKTDRNRHQFLLHCPELVIVDEVHSAAAADERFQSQQQRHRLLQELAADAQRHLILLTATPHSGIEMAFRSLLGLLRPEFADWQIADLQESQRITLARHFVQRTRKDIELHWEEVRCFPSREAIDVTYDLSPEYRHLFERIYAFCSEIVHTGDHLHERQRRVRYWGALALLRCVMSSPAAARAALEARIDTLAVTDEESDFQPFIFEADDNRTNDEAPLPPVEASAQTLNDHERRRLHELIRLARALAGPTADTKLQRCREVVQQLLGEGFCPILWCRYIATAEYLADHLRQTLPETVQVVCVTGRMADDERRMMIESLTTDQPRVLVATDCLSEGINLQDRFNAVVHYDLPWNPNRLEQREGRVDRYGQLASTVRVIRLYGRDNPVDGVVIDVLLNKAREIHRALGTYVPVPEDSASVTEAVLNALFLRRGRAGQQLELDLGVPAVEVLHRRWQQDAERERVNRTRFAQRALKPDEVRRELEATDAVLGDPTAVREFVLTAAQRLGLPIQPDRRRADVFLVDVSEATLNRLPAPIRAGLTPSLSTPHRSSLWRISFVSPVPPEAEYLGRNHRFVTTLARFLFEDALANPQSAIAARCGVIRTRAVSRLTTLWLLRVRYLLEQPGQHPLLAEEVVVVGQQPTGEWLDPDQALALLDAQPDANVPLAEKRELIDDAITQWSTAQEQIAAFLNIRAGTLEQSHKRIRQAVALRVRELALKPQLPPDLLGILVLQPMVTPQ; this is translated from the coding sequence ATGCAACCCGGCTCGATTGTGCGTTGTCGGAAACGTGATTGGGTGTTGTTGCCATCAGATCAGCCCGATGTCGTGTTGCTGCGGCCTCTGGCCGGGGCGAGCGATCAGGTGGTGGCCATTCATCGTCGGCTGGCCGACCTGGTTGGCTATACGTTGCCCGAGGAGCGTCTGCAACCGGCGACGTTTCCACTGCCCACCGTCGATCAGGTTGCAGATGCGGCAGCGATCCGGCTGCTCTGGCAGGCCGCCCGCCTGACCCTCCGTGAAGGCGCAGCGCCATTTCGCTCGCTGGGGCGGATTTCGATCCGGCCTCGTACCTATCAGTTTGTTCCGCTCCTGATGGCGCTGCGTCTGCATCCGGTACGGTTGTTGATCGCCGATGATGTAGGGGTCGGCAAGACGATTGAGGCGCTGCTCATTGCCCGTGAGCTGTTCGACCGTCAGGAGATTCGTCGGTTATGTGTGCTTTGCCCGCCGTACCTCTGCGAACAGTGGCAGCACGAACTGGCAACGAAGTTTCATCTCGACGCAGTGATTATCCGTTCGGGAACGATCACGCAGTTGGAGCGTCAGGTTCCCCCGGGTAAGAGTGTCTATGCTCATTACCCTATTCAGGTGGTGAGTATTGATTTTGTGAAGACGGATCGGAACCGTCATCAGTTTCTCTTGCATTGCCCTGAGCTGGTGATCGTTGATGAAGTACACAGTGCAGCGGCAGCCGATGAACGTTTTCAGAGTCAGCAGCAACGCCATCGTTTGCTTCAGGAGCTGGCTGCCGATGCGCAACGCCATCTCATTCTCCTGACCGCCACTCCCCACAGTGGGATTGAGATGGCGTTTCGTTCGCTGCTGGGGCTGCTGCGACCGGAGTTTGCTGACTGGCAGATTGCCGATCTGCAAGAGAGCCAACGGATAACGCTGGCCCGCCATTTCGTTCAGCGGACGCGCAAAGATATTGAGCTGCACTGGGAAGAGGTGCGCTGTTTCCCCAGCCGAGAAGCGATTGACGTGACGTATGATCTTTCACCCGAGTACCGTCACTTGTTTGAACGTATCTACGCCTTCTGCTCTGAAATCGTGCACACCGGCGACCATTTGCACGAGCGTCAGCGGCGGGTGCGGTATTGGGGGGCGCTGGCCCTGTTGCGCTGTGTGATGTCGAGTCCGGCCGCTGCTCGGGCTGCGTTAGAAGCCCGCATTGACACTCTGGCGGTTACCGATGAAGAGAGCGATTTTCAGCCGTTTATTTTTGAAGCTGATGACAATCGCACCAACGATGAGGCGCCGTTACCGCCGGTTGAAGCAAGTGCGCAAACGCTGAACGATCACGAGCGGCGACGATTGCACGAGCTGATTCGTCTTGCCAGAGCACTGGCCGGGCCAACCGCCGATACCAAGCTGCAACGCTGCCGCGAGGTGGTGCAGCAGTTGCTCGGCGAGGGTTTTTGCCCCATTCTGTGGTGCCGCTATATCGCCACTGCTGAATACCTGGCCGACCATCTACGGCAGACGCTGCCGGAAACAGTACAGGTGGTGTGTGTGACCGGGCGGATGGCAGATGATGAACGGCGGATGATGATCGAATCGCTCACGACCGATCAGCCACGGGTGTTGGTTGCCACCGATTGCCTGAGCGAGGGGATTAATTTGCAAGACCGTTTTAACGCGGTGGTACACTACGATTTGCCCTGGAATCCAAACCGGCTCGAACAGCGTGAGGGGCGGGTTGACCGCTACGGCCAGTTGGCATCAACCGTGCGGGTGATCCGCCTCTACGGGCGGGATAATCCGGTAGACGGCGTGGTGATCGATGTGCTGCTGAACAAAGCCCGTGAGATTCATCGCGCACTGGGAACGTATGTGCCGGTTCCTGAAGATAGCGCCAGTGTCACCGAAGCGGTGCTCAATGCGCTCTTTTTGCGGCGTGGTCGCGCAGGGCAACAACTGGAACTCGATCTCGGCGTACCGGCGGTTGAGGTGCTGCACCGACGCTGGCAACAAGATGCTGAGCGTGAACGGGTTAACCGTACTCGGTTTGCGCAGCGAGCACTGAAGCCAGATGAGGTGCGCCGGGAGCTAGAGGCAACCGATGCCGTGCTCGGTGATCCCACGGCAGTGCGCGAGTTTGTGTTGACAGCGGCACAACGGTTGGGGTTGCCTATTCAGCCTGATCGCCGCCGGGCCGATGTCTTTCTGGTTGATGTGTCGGAGGCGACGTTGAACCGCTTGCCGGCGCCGATCCGGGCAGGGCTGACACCATCCCTATCCACTCCGCACCGTTCTTCGCTATGGCGAATAAGCTTTGTTTCACCGGTACCTCCTGAAGCTGAATACCTCGGTCGTAACCATCGCTTTGTCACAACTCTGGCCCGCTTCTTGTTTGAAGATGCGCTCGCCAATCCCCAATCGGCCATCGCTGCCCGTTGTGGTGTGATCCGTACCCGCGCAGTGTCACGACTAACAACGCTCTGGCTACTGCGGGTACGCTACTTGCTGGAACAACCGGGTCAGCATCCGCTGCTGGCCGAAGAGGTGGTGGTTGTCGGCCAACAGCCAACCGGTGAGTGGCTTGATCCCGATCAAGCATTGGCCTTGCTCGATGCACAACCTGATGCGAATGTACCGTTGGCGGAAAAGCGCGAACTGATCGATGATGCCATCACCCAATGGTCAACTGCGCAAGAACAGATCGCTGCCTTTCTGAACATACGAGCTGGCACGCTCGAACAGAGCCACAAGCGCATTCGGCAGGCAGTAGCACTACGGGTGCGCGAACTGGCGCTCAAGCCTCAGCTTCCGCCTGATCTGCTCGGCATTCTTGTCTTGCAACCGATGGTTACACCACAATGA
- the ribD gene encoding bifunctional diaminohydroxyphosphoribosylaminopyrimidine deaminase/5-amino-6-(5-phosphoribosylamino)uracil reductase RibD, with protein MNDHHQCFTPDRFIALALQQAAAVVGRTSPNPPVGAVVVRDGQVVGVGATQPAGGSHAERVALAAAGHRAQGADLYTTLEPCTFHGRTPPCTEAIIAAGIRRVFFIAHDPDPRMGAGATPVLQSAGIEVHRITTGAAVVAEQLAPFRCRVQSGRPLVTAKYAMTLDGRIATAGGDSRWITGSAARTEVHRLRDRVDVIMVGVGTVLKDDPQLTTRLDQHWRMPRHPLRVIVDSHGRTPLEARVLSSDLPGQTLIATVKPAPDWVSAVQERGGKVVQCPPGTDGRVALKPLLCYLADQGHNHVLVEGGATLLGALHTDGVIDEVWAFIGTRIVNDALAPAPMAGAGVPRMALAHSYRLRRIEQYDQDVLLIASSIAAPWWNIEEVADVYRDCGRDGNGCTHCW; from the coding sequence ATGAATGATCATCACCAATGCTTCACACCTGATCGCTTTATTGCCCTTGCTTTGCAGCAGGCAGCGGCTGTTGTTGGTCGCACCAGCCCTAATCCGCCGGTTGGGGCAGTGGTCGTGCGCGATGGACAGGTGGTTGGGGTAGGTGCCACCCAACCCGCCGGCGGATCGCACGCAGAACGAGTCGCGTTGGCGGCTGCTGGTCACCGCGCACAAGGGGCCGATCTCTACACGACCCTTGAACCATGTACGTTCCACGGCCGTACACCACCTTGCACCGAAGCCATCATTGCTGCCGGTATCCGGCGCGTCTTTTTCATTGCCCATGACCCTGATCCGCGCATGGGGGCCGGAGCAACGCCGGTGTTGCAGAGTGCCGGGATCGAGGTGCATCGGATCACGACCGGCGCTGCCGTTGTCGCCGAACAACTGGCACCGTTTCGTTGTCGGGTACAGTCTGGTCGGCCATTAGTCACGGCCAAATATGCCATGACGCTCGACGGTCGGATTGCGACTGCCGGTGGCGATAGTCGTTGGATCACCGGTTCTGCCGCTCGTACTGAAGTGCATCGGCTACGCGATCGGGTTGATGTGATTATGGTGGGAGTCGGCACCGTGCTCAAAGATGATCCGCAACTGACCACCCGTCTTGATCAACACTGGCGGATGCCGCGCCATCCGCTGCGGGTGATTGTGGATAGTCATGGTCGAACCCCATTGGAAGCGCGGGTACTTAGCTCCGACCTCCCCGGTCAGACACTGATTGCGACGGTGAAGCCCGCTCCGGATTGGGTGAGCGCCGTACAGGAGCGTGGGGGAAAGGTGGTGCAATGTCCACCTGGCACCGACGGGCGTGTCGCTCTTAAGCCGTTACTGTGCTATCTCGCAGATCAGGGGCATAATCACGTGTTGGTTGAGGGTGGCGCGACGCTGTTGGGTGCGCTGCACACCGATGGTGTGATCGATGAAGTCTGGGCCTTCATTGGTACCCGGATCGTTAATGATGCCCTGGCGCCAGCGCCTATGGCTGGCGCCGGTGTGCCACGAATGGCCCTGGCTCACTCCTACCGTTTGCGTCGAATTGAGCAGTATGACCAGGATGTGCTGCTGATTGCCTCGTCAATCGCTGCGCCATGGTGGAATATCGAGGAGGTTGCTGATGTTTACCGGGATTGTGGAAGAGATGGGAACGGTTGCACACATTGTTGGTGA
- the ribE gene encoding riboflavin synthase, which yields MFTGIVEEMGTVAHIVGDQAQANQLTVNCHTVLAGTRIGDSIAVNGTCLTVTALTDHSFTVGLSPETLRRTNLGRLKVGDPVNLERALAFGGRMGGHYVQGHVDGVGEIVAIVPEGDSKRVTIRPPAHLLSYIVEKGYIAVDGVSLTVAEMGPDTFTVALVAYTQSAVIMGRQEVGALVNIEVDIIAKYVERLVEAYRREAH from the coding sequence ATGTTTACCGGGATTGTGGAAGAGATGGGAACGGTTGCACACATTGTTGGTGATCAGGCTCAGGCGAACCAATTGACCGTGAACTGCCATACCGTGCTCGCAGGAACACGCATCGGCGACAGTATTGCGGTCAACGGCACATGCCTGACGGTGACAGCGCTGACCGATCACAGCTTCACGGTTGGGCTGAGTCCAGAGACGCTGCGGCGCACCAATTTGGGGCGGCTCAAGGTCGGTGATCCGGTGAATCTCGAACGGGCCCTCGCGTTTGGTGGCAGAATGGGCGGGCATTACGTCCAGGGCCACGTCGATGGTGTTGGCGAAATTGTCGCCATCGTTCCCGAAGGTGACTCGAAGCGCGTGACGATTCGCCCGCCTGCTCATTTGTTGTCGTACATCGTCGAAAAGGGTTATATCGCGGTTGACGGTGTGAGTCTGACGGTGGCCGAAATGGGGCCTGACACGTTTACTGTTGCGTTAGTCGCCTATACCCAATCAGCAGTCATTATGGGCCGCCAGGAGGTTGGGGCGTTAGTGAATATTGAGGTTGACATAATTGCGAAGTATGTAGAACGGCTGGTAGAAGCTTACCGGCGGGAGGCGCACTAA
- a CDS encoding bifunctional 3,4-dihydroxy-2-butanone-4-phosphate synthase/GTP cyclohydrolase II — MFASVAEALQDYAAGRMIIIVDDADRENEGDLACAAQHVTAETIAFMAREGRGLICLALAGDIADRLGLAPMVQHNRARFGTNFTVSIEAARGVTTGISAADRAHTIRVAVDPASGPDDLVQPGHVFPLRAAPNGVLERRGQTEAAVDLARLAGLRPAGVICEIMNDDGTMARCPDLARFAARHGLKMISVAQLVAYRKRHERLIERMAEAHLPTPYGAFQIVSYTARCTPHEAVALVMGKPSADQSVVVRLHSECLTGDVFGSLRCDCGEQLDIALRQIAAAGCGVVVYLRQEGRGIGLHHKLRAYALQEQGLDTVEANERLGFPADLRDYTVGAQILADLGLHNVHLLTNNPQKVAALREFGFLVTPIPIHVPVNPHNAAYLLTKRDRMGHQLEHLYDHL; from the coding sequence ATGTTTGCATCAGTTGCGGAGGCTTTACAAGATTACGCAGCCGGGCGAATGATCATCATTGTTGATGACGCGGATCGTGAAAACGAAGGTGATCTGGCCTGTGCTGCCCAACACGTTACTGCCGAAACAATTGCATTTATGGCTCGTGAAGGTCGGGGGCTGATCTGTCTGGCGCTCGCCGGTGATATTGCCGACCGTCTGGGGTTAGCGCCGATGGTGCAGCACAACCGGGCTCGTTTTGGGACTAACTTTACCGTTTCTATCGAAGCGGCGCGTGGTGTCACAACCGGTATCTCGGCTGCTGATCGAGCGCATACCATTCGGGTGGCAGTTGATCCTGCGAGTGGCCCGGATGATCTGGTACAACCGGGCCATGTCTTTCCGCTGCGGGCAGCGCCCAACGGTGTCCTGGAACGTCGTGGGCAAACTGAGGCGGCTGTCGATCTGGCGCGGCTGGCCGGTTTGCGTCCGGCTGGGGTCATCTGCGAGATTATGAACGACGATGGCACCATGGCGCGTTGCCCCGATCTCGCTCGTTTTGCTGCTCGTCACGGCCTGAAGATGATCAGTGTGGCGCAGTTAGTTGCGTACCGCAAGCGACACGAGCGCCTGATAGAACGCATGGCTGAAGCGCACCTGCCTACCCCCTATGGCGCCTTTCAGATCGTGTCGTACACCGCTCGCTGTACACCTCACGAAGCTGTCGCGCTAGTGATGGGGAAGCCTTCAGCCGATCAGTCGGTTGTGGTGCGGCTACATTCTGAATGTCTGACCGGTGATGTGTTTGGGAGTCTACGTTGTGACTGTGGTGAGCAACTCGACATCGCTCTACGGCAGATTGCGGCTGCTGGGTGCGGGGTAGTGGTGTATCTGCGGCAAGAGGGACGTGGGATCGGATTACATCATAAACTGCGGGCATATGCCCTTCAGGAACAGGGTTTGGATACGGTAGAGGCAAATGAACGTCTCGGTTTTCCTGCCGATCTCCGCGATTACACCGTCGGCGCGCAGATTCTTGCCGATCTTGGTCTACACAATGTTCACCTATTAACAAACAATCCGCAAAAAGTTGCTGCTTTGCGCGAATTTGGCTTTCTGGTTACGCCAATTCCGATCCACGTACCGGTCAATCCGCACAACGCAGCATATTTGCTTACAAAACGGGATCGAATGGGTCATCAACTGGAGCACCTCTATGACCATTTATGA
- the ribE gene encoding 6,7-dimethyl-8-ribityllumazine synthase, whose translation MTIYEGMLVGNGLRIAIVVSRWNELITNRLLDGARDALRRHGVAEEHIDIAWVPGSFEIPLVCRRLAERGRYDAIIALGAVIRGATSHYEHVAGAVSSGIAQVSLQTGVPCIFGVITTENIEQAIERAGTKAGNKGFEAATAAIEMATLLRSLKR comes from the coding sequence ATGACCATTTATGAAGGTATGCTGGTAGGAAATGGCTTACGGATCGCAATCGTTGTCAGTCGTTGGAACGAACTGATCACCAATCGTCTTCTTGACGGCGCCCGTGATGCGCTCCGTCGGCATGGTGTAGCCGAAGAGCATATTGATATTGCCTGGGTACCGGGATCGTTTGAAATACCACTGGTGTGTCGGCGATTAGCCGAGCGTGGTCGTTACGATGCCATCATTGCGTTGGGCGCAGTGATACGTGGTGCAACCAGCCACTACGAACACGTCGCCGGTGCCGTCAGTAGTGGTATCGCCCAAGTGAGTCTCCAAACTGGTGTTCCATGTATCTTTGGTGTAATCACAACCGAAAATATCGAGCAAGCGATTGAACGTGCCGGTACGAAGGCTGGCAATAAAGGGTTTGAAGCGGCTACCGCAGCTATCGAGATGGCTACTCTCTTACGCAGTCTGAAACGCTAA
- a CDS encoding TIGR01777 family oxidoreductase has product MSTKRIVITGATGLIGRKLVAELQNEYALVIFSRNPSRARDTLPGAADYVAWQPSEQGAWMSAIDGAWGVIHLAGAPISTGLLGKRWTPEYKAEIRNSRVIGTRGIVNAIAAASQRPNVFICASAVGYYGPYRDSTPLDESAPPGRDFLAQVCVAWEAEAARAESFGVRTVQLRTGLLLDPESGALPQIMLPFKLMTGGPILPGTQVYPWIHPADEVGLIRFALEDERVRGPLNAVAPGALPNREFAAILGKVLGSPSWLPVPEFSLRIALGEMADLVVYGQNAIPRKALDLGYQFRFPTLEPALRDLLKLPP; this is encoded by the coding sequence ATGAGCACAAAACGCATTGTCATTACCGGAGCGACCGGTCTCATCGGGCGTAAGTTGGTTGCCGAATTACAGAACGAATACGCCCTGGTCATCTTTAGTCGTAATCCATCACGAGCACGAGATACCCTGCCCGGCGCGGCTGACTACGTAGCTTGGCAGCCCTCTGAACAGGGCGCCTGGATGTCGGCTATCGATGGCGCCTGGGGTGTCATCCATCTGGCCGGTGCACCTATTTCAACCGGCTTGCTCGGTAAGCGTTGGACACCTGAATACAAAGCGGAAATCCGCAATAGTCGGGTGATTGGCACCCGTGGCATTGTGAACGCCATCGCGGCTGCTTCCCAACGTCCCAACGTCTTCATTTGTGCATCGGCAGTCGGGTACTACGGCCCCTATCGCGATAGCACTCCGCTCGACGAATCTGCGCCGCCAGGCCGTGACTTTTTGGCGCAGGTTTGCGTAGCCTGGGAAGCAGAAGCGGCACGGGCTGAATCGTTTGGGGTTCGTACTGTGCAGTTACGTACCGGCCTGTTACTCGATCCCGAATCGGGTGCGTTACCGCAAATTATGCTGCCCTTTAAGCTCATGACTGGCGGCCCTATTCTCCCCGGTACTCAGGTCTACCCATGGATACATCCCGCTGATGAAGTTGGTCTGATCCGCTTTGCCCTCGAAGACGAACGGGTACGCGGACCGCTCAATGCGGTCGCACCAGGTGCACTACCCAACCGCGAGTTTGCCGCCATCCTCGGCAAAGTGCTCGGCTCGCCGTCGTGGTTGCCGGTCCCTGAGTTTAGTTTGCGAATCGCTCTGGGTGAGATGGCCGACCTGGTAGTGTACGGCCAAAACGCCATCCCTCGCAAGGCACTCGATCTCGGCTACCAGTTTCGCTTCCCAACCTTAGAACCGGCACTGCGCGATCTGCTGAAGTTGCCGCCATGA
- a CDS encoding S1C family serine protease, which produces MNGNRLALIFTFLLGIFIGVAGGAAAGGLVGFLVSQQTLAQVTAKVSAIDTRPVNTVTQTPPSSSTVNEAVVVSLSDAMVAAVKRVAPAVVTITVEGRTGRGSGSGVIISEDGYIITNNHVVSDGNRYFVLFADGTRRQAELVGTDSLNDIAVLKVSGEVPGVAVIGDSSALQPGETVLAIGSPLGNFRNTVTAGVVSALNRSVPGSGMEGLIQTDAAINSGNSGGPLINLKGEVVGINTLVVRNDVGFGTMTPVEGLGFAVPSSIFSNVADQIIRTGQVRYPFLGITYLMIDGEVAAEYNLPVQNGAFISAGISGQSAVLPNTAAAKAGLREGDIIVAVNDQRLDGNVSLRQLLLQYRPGDTVELTILRDGQEQKVSVTLGERPSNLR; this is translated from the coding sequence ATGAACGGTAATCGTCTAGCGTTGATTTTTACCTTCTTGTTAGGCATCTTTATCGGTGTTGCCGGTGGCGCCGCTGCCGGTGGTCTGGTAGGGTTTCTGGTCTCACAGCAGACACTGGCTCAGGTAACAGCAAAGGTGTCTGCAATCGATACACGACCCGTCAATACCGTTACTCAAACTCCACCATCGTCGTCAACGGTCAATGAAGCCGTTGTTGTCAGCCTCTCTGATGCTATGGTCGCGGCGGTAAAGCGCGTTGCCCCCGCAGTCGTGACGATAACAGTCGAAGGTCGTACCGGTCGCGGAAGTGGCAGTGGGGTGATTATCAGTGAAGATGGATATATTATTACGAACAATCACGTCGTTAGCGACGGTAATCGCTACTTCGTGCTCTTCGCCGATGGTACGCGCCGTCAAGCAGAGCTAGTCGGTACCGACTCACTCAACGATATTGCCGTACTCAAAGTAAGTGGCGAGGTGCCTGGTGTGGCTGTCATTGGTGACTCATCGGCTCTGCAACCGGGTGAAACGGTGCTGGCAATTGGTAGTCCGCTCGGAAATTTTCGCAATACGGTAACCGCCGGTGTGGTAAGTGCGCTCAACCGTTCGGTACCGGGTAGTGGGATGGAAGGGCTGATCCAGACCGACGCGGCTATTAACAGTGGCAATAGTGGTGGGCCGCTCATCAACCTGAAAGGTGAAGTGGTCGGTATCAATACGTTAGTGGTGCGCAACGATGTAGGCTTTGGCACAATGACCCCGGTTGAGGGACTAGGTTTTGCTGTACCGAGCAGCATCTTCTCTAACGTCGCCGATCAGATCATCCGCACCGGTCAGGTGCGCTATCCGTTCCTCGGTATTACCTATCTCATGATCGATGGAGAAGTGGCAGCCGAGTATAATCTGCCGGTACAAAATGGTGCGTTTATCAGCGCTGGCATTAGCGGTCAGTCGGCTGTGTTGCCCAATACTGCTGCCGCCAAAGCCGGTTTGCGCGAGGGTGACATCATCGTCGCTGTCAATGATCAACGTCTCGATGGTAATGTCTCGCTACGTCAACTATTGTTGCAGTACCGTCCTGGAGATACGGTTGAACTGACCATTCTCCGCGATGGTCAAGAGCAGAAGGTGTCGGTAACCCTGGGTGAGCGCCCAAGTAATCTGCGCTAG
- a CDS encoding nucleotidyltransferase substrate binding protein → MSTQDVRWIQRYKHFVRAFTQLEQAVALSHSRSLSELEKQGLIQAFENTHELAWNTLKDFLEERGVRKLYGSKDSTREAFKQGLIEAGEIWMDMITSRNLSSHAYNQDLAEEIVRKIIERYFTEFKRLVHRMQAIIDRNIS, encoded by the coding sequence ATGAGCACACAAGATGTTCGCTGGATACAGCGGTACAAGCATTTTGTACGAGCTTTTACGCAACTTGAGCAGGCAGTTGCTTTATCTCATAGCCGTTCACTGTCAGAATTAGAAAAGCAGGGTTTGATCCAAGCTTTTGAGAATACCCACGAGTTGGCTTGGAACACACTGAAGGATTTTCTTGAGGAACGGGGCGTTCGCAAGTTGTATGGTTCAAAAGACAGTACCCGCGAGGCGTTCAAGCAGGGTCTTATTGAAGCTGGGGAAATATGGATGGATATGATCACTAGTCGAAATCTTTCTTCTCATGCGTACAATCAAGACCTGGCAGAAGAAATAGTTCGTAAGATTATTGAACGTTATTTTACTGAATTCAAGCGCTTAGTTCATCGAATGCAGGCGATCATTGATAGAAATATATCATGA
- a CDS encoding nucleotidyltransferase domain-containing protein — MRFGLPETTIANIQAVLAQYPQIEQAILYGSRAKGTYKPGSDIDLTLVGSEELTLDVLSRVMDALDDLLLPYTFDLSIFHQISDPDVVEHIRRVGMKLYEKVPAVSSVIL; from the coding sequence ATGAGATTTGGCCTTCCAGAGACAACTATCGCGAATATTCAGGCAGTATTGGCGCAATATCCCCAGATTGAACAGGCTATTTTGTATGGATCACGCGCAAAAGGGACGTACAAACCTGGCTCGGATATCGATTTGACCCTGGTTGGTAGTGAAGAATTGACGCTTGATGTGCTTTCTCGGGTTATGGATGCACTCGACGATCTCCTTTTACCATACACGTTTGATCTCTCCATTTTTCATCAGATCAGTGACCCCGATGTCGTCGAGCACATCCGGCGGGTTGGGATGAAGCTGTACGAAAAAGTGCCGGCGGTTTCCAGTGTTATACTTTAG
- a CDS encoding sugar phosphate nucleotidyltransferase, protein MNNIARHAVILVAGASTRTRPLTVQRPKPLIPLLGRPLLAHILDELVGLVDRVTLVVGYRAEQIVATFGTVYRGMTIQYAYQTTINGTAGALLAATPLDDPFVLLYGDNLVARADVEGVQQMRYAVAGLRVSDPRSFGILELVEGQVQRIIEKPAYPPPDALANAGIYHFDSEVVPLLHQITPSPRGELELTDLIELLAARHPVGCHVCTGHWIPVGTPWEALVAARFLLAQQAQNQPQPQIASGAIVDPQVDLEGSVVIGEGARIEGQARIVGPVWIGPQAEIKSGALVIASVIEAGATIETGAMIGGSVIGPAAVIGANATISHSWLEEGVQIGSQTVIEAAAFSDPQPTAVVNGLLTYTDLVNRGAVVAAGLTIAPASRITAGSVIM, encoded by the coding sequence ATGAATAATATTGCACGTCACGCGGTGATTCTAGTGGCCGGTGCTTCAACCCGAACCCGCCCCCTTACCGTTCAGCGCCCGAAACCGCTGATCCCGTTGCTGGGGCGGCCATTGCTGGCGCATATCCTCGATGAGTTGGTAGGGCTGGTGGATCGGGTGACACTGGTCGTAGGCTATCGGGCTGAGCAGATTGTGGCAACGTTTGGCACTGTGTATCGAGGGATGACGATCCAGTATGCGTACCAAACGACGATTAACGGCACGGCGGGAGCGCTGTTGGCGGCGACCCCACTTGATGATCCGTTTGTGTTGCTCTACGGAGACAATCTGGTTGCGCGGGCCGATGTAGAGGGAGTGCAGCAGATGCGCTATGCAGTGGCCGGTCTGCGGGTCAGTGATCCACGGTCCTTTGGCATTCTTGAGCTGGTCGAGGGACAGGTACAGCGAATTATCGAAAAACCGGCGTACCCACCACCTGATGCGTTGGCGAATGCCGGAATTTACCATTTCGATAGCGAAGTAGTGCCGTTGTTGCATCAGATTACGCCTTCCCCACGCGGTGAACTAGAATTAACCGATCTGATAGAACTCCTGGCCGCCCGGCATCCGGTAGGATGTCATGTCTGCACTGGTCATTGGATTCCAGTGGGGACACCATGGGAAGCACTAGTGGCAGCTCGCTTTTTGTTGGCCCAACAGGCCCAGAATCAGCCGCAGCCACAGATAGCATCCGGTGCAATCGTTGACCCACAGGTCGATCTCGAAGGGTCAGTAGTCATTGGTGAGGGGGCGCGAATTGAGGGTCAGGCGCGGATTGTCGGCCCGGTGTGGATCGGGCCGCAGGCAGAGATCAAGTCGGGCGCATTGGTGATTGCATCGGTGATCGAGGCTGGGGCAACAATTGAGACTGGTGCGATGATTGGCGGTTCGGTAATCGGCCCTGCGGCGGTTATCGGCGCCAATGCCACGATTAGCCACTCGTGGCTGGAGGAAGGAGTGCAGATCGGGTCGCAGACAGTTATCGAAGCAGCAGCGTTTTCCGATCCTCAACCGACAGCGGTGGTGAACGGTCTGCTCACCTACACCGATCTGGTCAACCGGGGGGCGGTCGTAGCTGCCGGTCTCACGATCGCACCTGCGAGTCGTATTACAGCGGGGAGTGTGATTATGTGA